A single region of the Nicotiana sylvestris chromosome 6, ASM39365v2, whole genome shotgun sequence genome encodes:
- the LOC138871672 gene encoding zinc finger BED domain-containing protein DAYSLEEPER-like, with amino-acid sequence MAHILHLIVQDGLKELDASVTRVRNIMRWNSTYLMLDTAQNFEKAFDKFHLFDDGFSAYECSHLCKYGSTAGPLESDDWVNVRNAIEFLARFHELTKKYHLKKCLVSEDEHLRKMAERMQEKIKKYWDGALEELFGEEKGKKINAEVYAYMNSLFEEYLTKYSTGSCPQSPSSSTSSNNTFNTSSGSIITASLIRTKLHLKKQKEDNGSGAAKLELDKYFSEEQEPFSEEFYILNWRREEKNPISVEEDLKYLEELELGSSAIMPLSPKVRSHIWEHFEVKMSKSVNAHENNGLENHGENDIAIPGIGVPP; translated from the exons ATGGCTCATATACTACATCTAATTGTGCAAGATGGTTTGAAAGAACTTGATGCTTCTGTCACACGTGTTAGAAATATTATGAG gtggaattccacctatttGATGTTGGATACGGCACAAAACTTTGAAAAGGCCTTTGACAAGTTTCATCTTTTTGATGATGGATTTTCTGCTTATGAATGTTCTCATCTTTGTAAATATGGTAGTACTGCAGGTCCTCTTGAATCTGATGATtgggtgaatgtgaggaatgCGATAGAGTTTCTTGCAAGATTTCACGAGCTCACCAAAAAG TATCATTTGAAAAAGTGTTTAGTTAGTGAGGATGAGCATTTGAGAAAAATGGCTGAGCGGATGCAAGAAAAGAtcaagaagtattggg ATggagcacttgaagaactttttggggaggaaaaaggaaagaaaataaatgctGAGGTGTATGCTTATATGAATTCTTTATTTGAAGAGTATCTAACAAAGTATTCAACTGGATCTTGTCCTCAATCTCCATCTAGTTCTACTTCATCTAATAACACATTTAATACATCTAGTGGAAGTATTATAACCGCATCATTAATAAGGACGAAGCTTCACTTgaagaaacaaaaggaagacAATGGAAGTGGGGCTGCTAAATTGGAGTTGGATAAATACTTTAGTGAAGAACAAGAGCCTTTTAGTGAAGAATTTTATATCTTAA ATTGGCGTAGAGAAGAGAAGAATCCTATTAGTGTTGAAGAAGACTTGAAGTATCTTGAGGAACTCGAGCTTG gttCAAGTGCAATCATGCCTCTTTCTCCTAAAGTACGCTCTCATAtttgggaacactttgag gtcaaaatgtctaagtCAGTGAATGCACacgaaaacaacggtcttgagaACCATGGAGAGAATGATATAGCTATTCCAGGTATTGGTGTACCACCATGA